A segment of the uncultured Desulfobulbus sp. genome:
GGCCGAGCAACACCAGCGCGCCGGAGAGGGTAAAGGCGATTTTTCGCATCGCCATAAAGTCGAAGTTCGTTTTCGGCAGCAGCTGGAGAAAGGAAATCTCCTTGATCTTCTTCAGACTGAACAACGAATCGTAGATCAGGCGGCAGACAAAGAGTACGGCAAAGAGGTTGAAGACGATGCCGAGGGTCAGGGTGATGGCAAAACCCTTGATCGGGCCGGTGCCGAACAGGAAGAGCACCAGGGCGGTAATCAGGGTGGTGACCTGGGCGTCGACGACCGACCAGAAGGCCTTGGTGAAACCGCCCTCGACCCCGGAGCGTGCCGATTTTCCCAGGGCGAATTCGTCGCGCATACGCTCGTAGATGAGTACGTTGGCGTCGACCGCCATACCGATGGAGAGAATGATACCGGCAATACCGGGCAGGGTCAGGGTCGAGCCGAGCATGGCCAGGCCGACGAAGAGGAGAAGAATATTGAGTACCAGGCCGATGTTGGCGATCACGCCGGAAAGCCGGTAGTAGAACAGCATGAAGAGGACCACCAGGGCTGCACCGAGCAGACCGGAGAACATCCCCTTGTTGATCGAATCCTGCCCAAGGCTGGCACCAACCGTCAGATTCTGAATGATATCAACCGGTGCCGGCAAGGCACCGACACGCAGGACGATGGCCAGGTCAGTGGCTTCGTTGTGGGTAAAACTTCCCGAGATCTGTGCGCTGCCGCCGAGGATCCTCTCACGGATCACTGGGGCCGACCGAACGATCTCGTCAAGGACGATGGCCAGGCGGTGGCCGACATTTTTTTCCGTGATGGCCGCAAAGACCTGACCGCCGCGAGAGGTCAGATCCAGGCTGACATAGGGCTCGTTGAAGGTGCCGCCGATGCGTACCTGGGCGTTTTTGACCATCTCACCGGTCATCAGCACCGGATTTTCCAGCAGGATCGGCACCTTGGACTCACGTTTGGTTTGGTCGTCGATCACCCGTTCAAAATAGATTTCCGTCCCCTTGGGCAGACGACTTTGCAGAGCGAGGTTCAGCTGTTTGCGGCTCTCCCCCTCACGCCACTGGCCGGCCTGCTCGGCATCATGAATGAGCTGCCCCAGATCAATGCCGGCGGTGTCGGCCACCATCTTGAACTCAAGCTGAGCGGTCTGGCCGATCAGGCTCATGGCCCGTTGTGGATCCTTGACCCCCGGGAGCTGGACCACGATCTGGTTCTCGCCTTGGCGAACCACCACTGGTTCGGAGACACCGAATTGGTCGATACGGTTTCGAATGATTTCAAGTGACTGATTGACCGCATTTTTCCGGATGAAATTGACTTCATCTTCCTTCAGGCGGAGGGTGATCCGGGGAAAACTGCCCTCATCGGCTTGGATCTGACTGTCCAGATTGGGAAAGTTTTCTTGGAGGATCTGTTTGACCGTGGAAACCGCCCCGGTGTTGGGCAGGGTAAACAGTACCGACTTGGCATCGGTGGTCTCCATACGGACCGCGTTGATGTTCTTGGAGGCCAGTGCGGTCTTGAAATCAGAGGCAGCCAGGTCCAGGGAATTCTCGGCGGCTTTTTCCAGGTCGACCTGGAGAACGATGTGCATACCTC
Coding sequences within it:
- the secD gene encoding protein translocase subunit SecD, with the translated sequence MNSSLKLKIGLVIFLLFFSGLALLPSVNHNLPDWWKKYMAPAGLKLGLDLQGGMHIVLQVDLEKAAENSLDLAASDFKTALASKNINAVRMETTDAKSVLFTLPNTGAVSTVKQILQENFPNLDSQIQADEGSFPRITLRLKEDEVNFIRKNAVNQSLEIIRNRIDQFGVSEPVVVRQGENQIVVQLPGVKDPQRAMSLIGQTAQLEFKMVADTAGIDLGQLIHDAEQAGQWREGESRKQLNLALQSRLPKGTEIYFERVIDDQTKRESKVPILLENPVLMTGEMVKNAQVRIGGTFNEPYVSLDLTSRGGQVFAAITEKNVGHRLAIVLDEIVRSAPVIRERILGGSAQISGSFTHNEATDLAIVLRVGALPAPVDIIQNLTVGASLGQDSINKGMFSGLLGAALVVLFMLFYYRLSGVIANIGLVLNILLLFVGLAMLGSTLTLPGIAGIILSIGMAVDANVLIYERMRDEFALGKSARSGVEGGFTKAFWSVVDAQVTTLITALVLFLFGTGPIKGFAITLTLGIVFNLFAVLFVCRLIYDSLFSLKKIKEISFLQLLPKTNFDFMAMRKIAFTLSGALVLLGLVAFVQIFRGQANMGIDFSGGTMLQYKTEKPFALHDARVALAKGGFEGIDLQQVTSENRLMVKIKKSEAKIGDLSDRITDTLHKELADEGFSLESKSEIGASVSANLRSKAILSIGLSMLGVILYLWLRFDFQFGLAATVATFHDVLIVLGICWVMNMELTLLIVTALLTLAGYSLNDTVVIFDRIRENMAKHEEFNLHEIINLSTNQVLARSIITVLTVLITVTCLYLFGGGSIHDFSFALLIGLLIGTYSSIFVASPLLSIGRSHK